The Phragmites australis chromosome 13, lpPhrAust1.1, whole genome shotgun sequence DNA window TTTATGGTATTACATGATATTTGGTTACCCTTTGCCTGAGTATAGATTCATGTGGAGTTGCAATGATTTTACTGAGTTGGATGCGAGTTTGAAGTATTCAAGGGTTCTAGAATTCCTGTGAGAAGTTGAGCCATGTGAGCTGGTCAATGTGCATGTTTTTTTTGTATGGGTTCTTTCTTTTTTAGCAAAATTAGTTGGATATTATCATAAAAGtatctatattaaaaaatactatGACATTTGAGTTTAGGGCCCATATGGTGTAGTACGACGCACATGGTCCATGTTTATTGGTTAATAGCTAAAATCCCCTTGTTCTCCTCTTTTTGGCCCCTTGTGGTTCCCTGGCTCTTGCAGACGCCATGCTCTGCCGATTTGAATTTCAGCACTAGCTAATCTCACTAGTGCTGAAATTCTGCTGCTCCTTTTCCTTGTCCATCAATTCGATGTCCCTGCATTTGTGTAACTAGCAAGCAAGGTTCGAAAATTTGTTTGGGACCCGAAAACTGTCCCCAACGATTTTCCAATATTTGTGAAACCAGAAAATTCGGCTGAAATTCGGTAAGAATTTAGACAAATGCACTCGGTTAAATATATAAATCGGAAGCAAAATTCAGGCGAACCAATCATTTGATAACTGTTCGAATTCCATCGAAAATTGTCCGCATTTcgtttgtgataaaaaaaaaactcctcgaGTTCCATCGAAAACCATTTGGTTTTATCAAAAACTGcttgataactaattcatctaaactttaaatcaagtgaaataaattttgttggtttcttcgTAACATGATCTATATAATCAAATATTTATACTTATGAACAAGTTGTacattttctgtgagaaaatatatttgctaaacctagttaaatgtatattaattctttgctaatctaaaaatcatgaaatcaattttgttagtctttttacatgatcgtgtctttttaaaaatacatgaattcATGAAATAATTATGGCAACATGCAGGATTATTTAAATGTGTTGCAAGTAGATTAATTCACAACTAACTCATCACactaaaaaatagtaaaaccatttttattagtttacttatattatactttatgtaggaaaaataatagtagacatgaaaaagttaattacaatgctatttttaacatgttcattttatgcttgtgaacttgtaaaaatcatgaagaaattaataaaactctaaatgaagtggaacaaattttaaagatcctcttaagatataccttacacaagaaaaatatgtgtttacatgttaagcttttcattaatgtgatgggtcaaatcatcatgttcatatggtctatttcattttttttctttttttaaaacttcctccatataaaatatgatgcaaatgatattatttttgaaaaaaaatcacataaggtcttagaattatctctattttttcaaaaaaattataattttcttaaaattatttatttgaattcaaattttaagACCGGTCGAATTCAGAATTCGGTGTGGATCGAATTGACCGGTTTTTGCGAATATCAATCGGTTTTCAATGATTTTTTGAACCGTGCTAGTAAGGTGGTTCACGTTAATAGTGTGGCTAGACtcgttgtaatattttattatgataatctttgattaaaaattagtttgtttttattatttgttttattttattggactgcaaattttctataattttttattctgaatttaactatttattaaccgtatttgatatgaactctttgatttaatctaaaccgttagatgtttataataataaatagttttttattaatataataattTTGTGATTTTGAGAACGAACATAAGTGTATCTTTTTAACACTGAggtaataatataatagatctGGGTTCAGAGAGGCAGGTAAAGTGTGGAGTAAAATAATCTGAACGCCGCGCCGGCTTGGATTCAAGTGTTTTGGGAGGCCCAAGCCCTTCAGAGAGCAGAGCCCAGAGGATGAATTGGCAAATTGTCATCAGAGAGCAGAGCTCAATCACTTGGAACTTACTGTAATAGATGCATGCAACTTGCGCCCGTTTGGGCCACCGGGCTAGTCGCTCCGGGCTTTTTTCACTAGTCCTCCGAATCCTTTCTCTACGCATATCACTCACTATATGAGAGAAGGGAAAACATTAATTTTGACTAAGAGATCAAATTGACCTTATTCTTAAAACAAACTGAAGCCATTACACCATGCATGACAAGAACAAATGCACACGCTTAAGTAAGCAAGCAAGCTACGTTGACGTTCATGCTGAGCAGTGAGCAGTGCACACACAGAGACAGAGACTCTGTGTGAGCAGTGCACACACAGAGACACACACATGCTGAGCAGTAATCACGCATCCGCTGCGAGCCCCTCGTCGCCGGCAGCCTCGAGGCCTGAGACCCGGGTGTTGCGCACGGCGCAGTTGAGGCGGATCTCGCCGGCGCTGTGGGTGAGGACGTCCATCTGGCTCATCTTCACCATAGACTTGGCGAACTGGTCGAAGAAGGCGCCCTGGTTGAGCGCGAAGCGCGTGGCCGTGCGGTTGGTGTCCGGGTGGTTGATGAGGCCCTGGTCCGACTTGAACAGCCCCTGCTTGGCGATCAGGTCGAAGTAGTACTTGTTGTCGAAGGCGTTGGGCGTGCGCACGTCCAGCACCTGCGTCACGGTGCCGGCGGGGTCGTTGGAGCACTTGGCTGTCAGCTTCTGCCTGAAGGGCGGGTCGATGGTGTCGTCGGCGTTGGGCGGGAGGCGGCCGCGGAAGGACTCGCAGTGGCCGAGGCCGACGGTGTGCGCACCGGAGAGCGCCACGAGGTCCCTCACGTTGAGGTTGCGGTCCTTGAACGCCTGGATGAGCATGGGCACCTCAAAGGAGGGGCCCGGTAGGGTGCCGACCTGGTCCTTCGACGCCGGCGCGAACCCGTCGCGGCGCCCCAGCGGCACGTCGAAGTAGGGCCCTCCGGACTGCATCCATGCGTTGTCAGACTTTCGGCTGAACACAGTCCAGCTACTGCAATTGAACGGCGATCGAGTTGAACACTTACTGCGACGACGGCGTCACGGGTGGCGAGCGTGGTGATGTCGGCACAGGACaccttggggccacagtcacgGTGGACGGCGGCGCGGATGTCGTCGATGAGCTTCAGTGCCTCGGGACGCAGCGTCTTGTTGGGAACCTCCTGCTGCTCGCTGCTGGAGCCCGACAGGAGGAGCGACGCGTCGCAACCCTGATGAGTTTGATTATATTATATTGATTTGGTTCAGATGGGATATGATCGATTGTTAATTACGCACGCAACCGGCGTGCAGTGCAGTGGTgtgggcatgcatgcatgatttggTGACGATGCACGTCCCGATCATCCGTATGGAGTATTATATGGTACCTTACCTGCGGGAAGCAGTCATGGAAGAAGATGCGGATGAGGCCGGCGGCGATGCCGATGTCGCGGCGGAGTGCCTCGGTGACGTGCCACCGCACGATGCCCTCCACGGACGGGCAGGACGCGTCGTAGAAGCTCCAGGAGAGGCCGTTGACGATGGGCTCGTTGACGGTGACGGTGGCCGACGAAAGGACGGCGCAGAGGGAGGAGACGGCGCAGAGGAAGACGGCCACTCTGCTGGGCTTCGCCATACCAGCTGATTAGTTTAATTTGCAAGCAATAAAGCAGAGGTCGCAAGTGGTGTGTGGCTTGCACGGGCCAAGAAGCAATCACGACGTCGTTATTTATAGGCGGCCGGTTATCGACCTCCATggctccatgcatgcatgatccaCACAAGCAAGTTGCACGGGCCGGGTAGCTAGCTAGAAGCGCTCGGTTGTTTATCACACATCACATGTGGTCTTCCTGGCTCCATCAGCTCGCTGAATGAAATTGAAATTTCTTTGCATGCAGCTTTCCACATGCAGTGCATCCCCGCGCGCGTCTAAATAAGTTCAACACAGTGCAGCAAAAGCGGACCATTATTTTTCTACTTCATCGTTCAAgacgtattttattttattgttttttcacaaaatatataatttatgaCTATAAAAACAATATAGtgtgaaatagttttaaatataagtctagttgtataatttttatatactaaatatacttataatttaactaattattagtcaaaatatataaaatttgatttttttttttaatacaccTTGTATTTTTGACCGGGGAGTACTATCTGTACTTGTTTGAACGCTGTTCCTCATACGTCCATGAAATTTCCATGGAAGATTAACAAGGAGCAAGTGGTGTCATAAACAAAAACACGAGGGGCGGCTTTCAAAAGGAGAGGGCAGAGCAATTGGGTTGGGAACTACTGTATTTTTGTTTCCCAAAATGCAAAGCAATGGCCAATGGCACATAGGTGAATGGCACATAGGTGACGTGATGGATTAAATTAAAGTACAGTTCAAATCTTAAAAGGATTGAGTGGTTTTGGGACGATGCCTGCCACTTGCTAGACAGACACGCGCTATTCTAATCTGATCCACTACATTAGTTGTTGATCTTGACTTTGGAAGCATTCAGTTAGGGCAGCATGGGTTCCTACGGAAGAGTCAAGGTAGCTAGCTGTTCTTTTCAGACAGTTCTGCATGCATTCATGTGAAACCTGTATGATTTTCCTTTTCACAGTACTAAATTAGTACGTGTAGTACTACTAACTGCAGCTATTTGCTTCGTACGTACAAGTAGGGCAGAGGATCTTAATCCCCTTTGAATTGAATCCGGGGAACTAACCAGCAGCTAAAGGCATTTCCGGTGCAAAAGTGCTTATAGAAGTGTTCAAGTAGAGCCACATAATGAAGCACTTATATAAAGCACATATCCCAGATGTTATCATATTTCCGTAGATGCTTAATCGGATGCTTGGTGCACTTGATATTGATAAAAACACCGGTGCTACGAAATAAACACCCTACTCATCCATGGTGGCATAAAAACCGGTATTGTTTTGGTAAGCACCTCcactggagatggcctaataTAGTGGTAGCGGTGAAACAGAAAACTGAAACAAAAAGAGTGAAGGCAAAGAATGCAATGAAAAGTCTGCAAAAAAGTTTCATATCAACTTAAGTGCATAGGGTCCtccaataaaaaataacaacaaTAAACCATGAATGGTAACAAAATAGGTCTAACGGTCTgtatgatttggatttggattttgtATTGTGCTTTACAATCGGATTATACAAATAAATAGACGGATTCTAAAAATAGATTGTAGCAATCCAGACCTAGATTGTgacacaatccacaatccaccTCAAAGTAGCTTCTACAGTCCATAATCAGAATACAGATTCTCACAGTCcgcagagagaaaaaaaagccTCTAACACGAAAAGGCTTGTACCAGTATTGGTTGGGCCAAAAACGTCAAAAGTTTGAATAATTAGCTAAATTAATCAGGCCACGAGATGTCAATAATTAGCTAAATTAATCTGTAAATAAAGGACGATGTTATTTATTAGACGCCTGATTTTTACTTCTTTTCCAGCGATCCATATCAACCATCGGATGAATATCAGACCGTCATACTTCTTTCTTCCTCCGACGACGGCCGATTCATCCTCCTCATGCCCGCCTACCCCGCCACACCTGCCTTCGACCATCTCCGACGGCTCTCCCGTCGTCAGATCCACGCTCATCGCGTCATGCTCTCCCGCCGTTAACCCCGCCTATCACTCGCCAGCGACACCGCTGTTGTTACCTCGCCACACCACCAAGCCGCCGCCAACCGCCGCCCCCAGCCAACCTCTAAATCCGGCACCGAATCACCTCACCCCAAAACCCTCTAATCCGGCTGCGGCGTGTTGACATATGCCGGCGCCTGAAATCTAATGCAGGAAGCGTGGTAAATAAATTAAGCGCGGAGGGACAACGTACGGGATCCAAGGAGGAAattcctcttttctttatttccaAAGTTATGTTATTTGAAGCTTGCTAGCTAGACCATGCCATGCTAATTAATGTTTGGTGATCTCGAGCAAGGTCAAGCAGAGGCTGCAAggccctcgccgccggcgccggcatcGATAGCGGTGCCGGGGCTGTTGGGCCTGAAGCAGTTGCCACGGATCTCGCCGACGTTTCCTTGCGGTCCCTTAAGCTTGCTCATCTTGATCATGGAGGTTGAGAACTGGTCGAAGAACCACCAGTGGTTGTCGGCGAATCCCTTGACGAGCCAGCTGGTGCGACCGTCGCTGGCCAGCCCCTGGTCGGAGGTGAGCATCACCCCCTTGTTCAGCATCAGGTCAATGTAGTACATGTTGTCGAACACCTCCGGCGTGAGGAAGTCCAGGTCGCGCAGCCGGTTCCCGTCGCCGGATGAGCAGAACTCGGAGAGGCACCTGGAGATGTCGTCCTTGGGGGGGTTGGTGCGGTCGGTGAAGGAGTTGCACCGTGCCTTCCCGACGGTGTGCGCGCCGGAGAGCGCGACGAGGTCGGCGGGGTCAGAGAGGTTCCTACTGTTGAACGCGCCAAGGAGCTCGTCGACGCTGCTGGTCGGTGGCGGGAGTGCGAAGACGTCGCTGTCGGAAGCGGGCGCGCGGCTGTCGAGGCGACCCAGGGGCACGGTGAAGGCTGGGCCTCCGGCCTGCAGGTGTTACATCGTAATCTAGTACTgtaactagctagctagctaggaagAAGGAGGTACATACCAGGTTGACGGCGTCGCGGGTGGCGAGGACGAGgatgtcggcgcaggagacggtggGTCCGCAGGCGGCGTGCACCTTGGCGCGGATGTCCTCGATGAGCTGGAGCGCCCCTTGCTGCAGCCCCACGTTGGGTGCGAGCAGCCGCTCGCCATTGTCGAGAAGGATGGACGCGTCGCACCCCTGCACATCCGTCGACCATGCATATACATAGGCTCATCGATCAGCATACAGAAATGACGATCAGCTGATGGATTCGAAGctggtgattaattagtttaacaGGGAAGAAGAGAGAAACCTGAGggaagcagtcgtggaagaagatgcggaggaggccggcggTGAGTCGGACATCCAGGCGGATGGCGTTGTCCACGGCGGAGCGCACGATGGTCTCCAGCTGCGGGCACGACTCCACGTAGAAGTAGTGGGACAAACTAGTGTCGTTCGTAGCCGAAGGCGGAGGCAGCCGAGCCGCAGCAGCgcagatggcggcggcggcgacgacgagcagGGCGGTGGCCAGGGCAGTGCTCCTGGGGCTTATTGCCATCTGAATTGATTGTCCTTGCCTgcttgctagctagctagccacGCCCTCCACTAGTACCAGTTGGCTCGCCTTCTGAATCTGATTGAGCCAGCCACGTACGTAGTCGGTAATTTATACTCTCTTCTTCACCGGTTATAAATACTTAtcgtttttaattttttacagTTTTAATGAGCAGAGGGAGTAGTAGCCTGGCAGAGAAGAGTTACTGGGTTACTGTAGTAGTCGGTAATTTGAGTCTGCTTGCTGGGTCACTGTAATTTGGTTCGATCCATCTAGCAGAGAAGATGGGGTGGTGTATGGAGAGATAATGGCAGGCACAGCGATTGATAACGCATCGCGTTCACGTGATCTGATTCAGAAACGTTCTTTCCATTTGCTTTCCTCTGCATCTCGTCGTGGGCGTGTAGTGCAGAGCAAATAGATTCGATACCCTCTCTGCCTTCCAAACAAATTTTATAATACCTTATTAGAAAGATTTTCACGAAAAGCTAGATTTTCGTGATCTAATAACTAagcagaaaaaaataaaatagatatatatcataaaaaagattttttatagagctagattttataaaatttacttcacCTGCGTCTCCATCTGGCCTGCCCGCCACAATGTGCGCAGGTCGTGGCGAGATGCGAATCCGTCGGAAAGTGGCTAGCGATGATTAGTCCAAGTCCCCACCCCACTGCTCAGTGACGCTAGCAGCTTGCATCTGTCGAATTGTTTCTCCCTTCACCTGGCAGAGAGATCCATCTCATTACGGACCAGCGATGATAGGATGGGTATCTTCTTCTGTTATTAGTatgtcttttctttctttttcgcAAGGAAATTCTATCATACAGTAACTTCGAATCAAGTGAGTAATTAGCCAGGCGGCTAGTGACTATACGAGCACTGTGTGGGTGTGAGTGTGCGTTCCACTCTAAAAAAACCTTGGCCGCCCGTCTTGTCGCTTCGGTTTTTTTGGGCCACCcgagttcttttttttaaaagaaaaaagaagagacaaGTGACCGGTTTATGGAGTGCCACGTCAGACCGTTTGAATTCTAAGTAACTCAGCTCAAAGTACAGATTTTTCCGCTCTTGTTGTCTGACGCGAGAAATTGAAGAAAACGGACAAACTGAAGGGGCCCCGGCCGGGTGGATGCATGCCGTGTCGCAGGGCGCAGGCCATAAGTCCATGACCATGACTGGTGAATGCCGACACACGAATTCGGGCCACGTCGCTCGGATAAAACCTAACCCAGCCGCAACGTGACAATTTGTGCTCCTTCCTACCCATTTCCTCGACCCATGCATTGcagctttcttttttttttaatcctatCTTGATTGCGATTGAAAACTCATGTTGAAATATCTTGTGTTTATGTACGATAAGGATTGATAAGATATGAActtgatttgatgattattAAATTGtatgaacatgtatatataatataattataattataattaacCAAAGTTCTAAAGGGAATAGAATTGGAGTGTTTTTCTCCGAGTTAAGTAAAATTGTACACGTCAGATAGTCCGTCGATTAGTATTTTgaattcaccggatggtccagtgttcagatGGTGTACACGCTAGAGCATTTTAACTcggaagaaaaagttgaagtatacgccggatagtccgacaATAGCTACAGtgaacactagagcatttttaGCACAGAGGTTGCAAGTTAGTTTTGGTGGATTTACATGCgtcagatggtccgacgatgcGCATATGTACACGTCGGAGTATTTCATTCTAGAGATAAAGATTAAAGTATACATGAGATGGTCCGACGATAGAGTCAACTGAACATTGAAGCTTTTTTTAAGAGGTTGCAAACTGACTCTCGTGAACTTGTATTCGCTAGATGTCCAGTGTTTAAAGAGATGAACATCAGATACTTCATCgaagtatttcttgcaaagaggttgcaagatAGGTGGTCCGAAGAAGAAGTACCCGCTGGATGTTCTGTAGCTCAGGAGGAGTGAACACTAGATCATTCGGCGTAAATGATTTTTCAGAGATGTGTCATTTCTGCAAAGATTTTGATTTCGACTAACTTATGATGAAGTTAATGACGTTGTAAGTACATAcgtgcttgtctcatgatgtgtggATAGTGTATAAACCTTGGTGACCTATAGCGGGAAGATCGGGGCTAAGCAAGGAGCTTAGTACTGGATGATTGAGGGATTCGgacggagtcaaaggtgatcctagctgtatgCATGAAGGTCAAACAAAGTATGAGATGTAGGATGAAGAcccgtgttgacaaagtcaagcgaaagggatgtcggAACAAGTGATAAGACGACCCGAGGTATCGGGAGCGAGAGAAACTTGCTGACGGtgaagatcgcaagatagaAGACACATATCGACATCGCAAGACTTACATAAGATGTAAGTAAGTGGTTGTGAGTCATACTTTGAGAGGCGTGCAAGGTGATTTCTCGATTTGATTGTAAAAATCGCAGGAGTATGAAGTGcgcgtggcatcatcgtgaagcttgtgttGAGACGAGACTAAATCATGAAAGCACCACGATCAttcgatggatggagaaaaTTTTGGACGAAACTACCCTGGTGGTACACTGGGAGTGCATTGTAAGTGAAAGACAATTTAAGATATGATTGCTTAAGAGTTAATCAAGCCccctatgcctataaatagaggagtatgaCTGGTAACAACACTTGAATATTTGAGTGTTTTTGAGAGTATTTCACTTGTGTTGTGTTGAGAGGATGAGAGGAATGCTTAATCTatgtttaggtgagagcttttgtaagAAAAACACTTTATAATATATCAAAAGAGGGTGTTCCTGtgagcttaatgaagagagtattttttttatatggttgagttcatctctttctagtctCTTGCTTTTGGTTCTCTTCTTTTAGTGCAAGTTTTTGGTacttcttgttgatttttgttttccttaagAGTTACTCCTTTTGGTCTTGTAAGAGgtgttctttttgttgctagagggttAATTTTGttatatgagttggtcttgaatAATTTCAACCATCTGAATTCATCAACTTAAATAATCTCTTTTTTTGCTAGTTCTCTTATGTTCAGGAGTTGTTACTTTAAGTGATTGCTTTCTTGCACTATGACTTTTTATATGGCATTAAATGAAATCTAGGGTTCTCATCCATCGAAGATGAGCGTTCGTTGTAGAAGTCTTGCAATCTGCTTTTGTCTtattcttttttcatttgattttaaggtatgttaggtttaaaaataaaaaagaccatcaatttttttaaaaaatatttagccATCTACGGCTATCTCGATCCTACATTACCGGTGACTGAGGCTAGATCGATGGATGAGTATTACTATAGAACTGAGCTTATATATCAGCCCATCACTATTAGTTTCTCATAGACCGATCGTGATGAGCCATCACTACTGATTCATAAGTCGTGCGGAAGGAATAAGATATTGTTGACTTATTAACCGGCAATGAATGCCAACAGGTGAATTGATGTTATCCTATAAAAACCTAAGATAAACCATCCCTGCTGGTACCTTATAAGCCGGGTGCGTGCATGCCGTGTCGCAGGCCATAAGTCCATGACCATGACTGGTGAATGCCGACAGACGAATTCAGGCCACGTCGCTCGGATAAAACTAACCCAGCCGCAACGTGACAATTTGTGCTCCTTCCTACCCATGCGTTGCagctttcatttttttcttattgtttTAGACAGATCCTTGTGCTCTCTACTGTTTGACCTTTCTTTTTTCAACTTTCAAAGCTTGCACTCCATACGACGATGCAATATTGTTTCATCAGTTTTTTCTTAAACATGTTTTCGTTTCCTACAGCTTTTTTTAGTTGCGACAATGGTTGCATATATTGCAGTGTTCCATTGATTTTCATCTGTGTAGTACTTAAGGTAGAACGGCCGAATGCTATTGCCATTGCCTAGGATCATATTTATgattatttaactatttattatttttatcgtGTACTAGTTTAATCTCTCACTAACATGTGGAGTCACTGAGTTACTGACAGTGAGTTAGAATGGTAAATCTGTCGCTACTCATTtaataaaaatgataaatagttaaatgtattttttaatcaacggtgatattgatattttttaCAGTGAAGTGACCTCAAGAGACAAGAGTACCATGCAAACACCACAAAATCAAAGCTCTCTCAAGACAGTAGATCTGTTAAAGCAATCGATGGGAGCCCAAAAAAGATGAAACATTGCTTCGAGGTTGCAGCCTGAGCCACAACTGCACTGGATTATCACGGtcgcttcttctaccttctttGCCTCTAAACTCTTCTCTGGTTTTTTAAGCTTCAGTATTAGATACAAGTTATAGCATACTCTATATATTCGTATATATTAAATCTATAATCTATAGGTACACAAGTGTATTAGAAATATTGATGAAACCTCAAACTCCTAGCACAAAGCACACAACTCTTCCATTGTGATCCATCAAGCGGACTCGAGCGCGGGCGGGTAGAGTCCATGACGGGGCTGACTCACCAACGGAGGAGCTACGCTGGGTTCGCAACCCAGTAAGGAAATACCATGGTGCTAGTGAAGAAGTTCATCAGCACCAGCGACCGGGCCGTCGAGTCCATGGGCCGCCCCTCGCTCCCATCTCATCGCATGTACAGGTAACTAAAAACTACTCTTACGTACATATAGCAGCAGTTATGGAATTTCATAAACAGGCAGCTTACATTGGGCTGCTTCCTTCCCCTGCTTGGACGACCAGGAGCTGCCTCTGGCTGATCGTGTCCTTGAGCAGATTGATGGGTTTGATTCCAGGAACGCCTGGATCTCCTTCCCTTGAGCACGTTCAAGGCAGGTTGCTGTTGCATGAGTGGAACTAATGGTACTGTTAGAACAACAAACATTAAAATTGTGCAAGCAGGATTCGTAAAGCAGCAATGGCTAGCTTACGTACGTAGGTAAGGCAGTGAAGGTTAAGCATTTGCCGTTGAATGAGTGGCACAGCCAGACGACGTCGTTACTCAAGTCGTATGTGTCCAGAACAGCATCGATCAGGGCCCGAACGCCATTCTGCGCGGAATGGAATCCCAATTCCCTTGCCACACACGACAGCAGTCGACGACGAGCAGACGAGACAAGACCAGTGGCCTTGTCCTTGAGCTGCGCGGTGACGGAGCCCTCGTGGTTGGGCGGCGCGATGATGGGCGCCGTGTGTGCTGGCTGGCCGGGGTCCATCCAGGGGCGTGGTCCGCGTCCccgggggagggggagggacgCAGCTGGTGCAGCGCGGCGGCAAAAGGAGGCGGCGGCAATGGCCATCGCGTGGCAGCGGAAACAAGCAACACCAAGTCAGTGGTGGCCATGTGCGGCGCAGGCTCAGCCGATGAAGCAACGCATGCGCCTCTCTACTCTTGTCAGGGCAGACCCTGGCCCGTCCGTCCTTTTTCATCCTTGCGACCTTGCCCTGCCAGTTTGGCATCGATGGATCCACCCTTGAGCTCCAAGCCGTCGTCTCATCTCATCATTCTACTACTGTACGTACTACGTGTATGTATCATCATTATATTATTCTGCTCTATTTCTTTTCACGGCACACTCTCAGCAAGGAATCAACTGCTTTTTACAACTGCGTCAACCAAACCAATCTGAAAAGGCGTCAACCAAACCGAACATGTCTGCTCACCTAGTTGCCCAGTTTTACCCAATCTCCATCTGATCACATGTGTTGCAAGCAAGGAATCAACTGCTTTTTACATCTCCGTCAACCAAACCAACCTGAAAAGCCGGTGCACTacaaatcaatcaatcaatcaattgtACTGTATATCCACACTACTCCCATGCATACCGAGTGTACCTAGGTATACAAGTCCTGTATTACATCAATTGGCCCAGTGGATCttaaaagaacaagaacaaaacCCAAAATACTTACTAGGACTAGCTACTGACCCCACAGACTTCATTGTCCCTCACCTGCAAGACTGCAATGCCCAACTCATGTTTGGTTGATAGCATACAGTCGCCAATATTTGCCAAATATTTTTCTGGTCTATGGTGTGGCAAATAAATTTGGTGTCACATTTTGCTAGCCTAAGAACACCTTGACATGC harbors:
- the LOC133887647 gene encoding peroxidase 12-like, with the protein product MAKPSRVAVFLCAVSSLCAVLSSATVTVNEPIVNGLSWSFYDASCPSVEGIVRWHVTEALRRDIGIAAGLIRIFFHDCFPQGCDASLLLSGSSSEQQEVPNKTLRPEALKLIDDIRAAVHRDCGPKVSCADITTLATRDAVVASGGPYFDVPLGRRDGFAPASKDQVGTLPGPSFEVPMLIQAFKDRNLNVRDLVALSGAHTVGLGHCESFRGRLPPNADDTIDPPFRQKLTAKCSNDPAGTVTQVLDVRTPNAFDNKYYFDLIAKQGLFKSDQGLINHPDTNRTATRFALNQGAFFDQFAKSMVKMSQMDVLTHSAGEIRLNCAVRNTRVSGLEAAGDEGLAADA
- the LOC133888849 gene encoding cationic peroxidase SPC4-like; translated protein: MAISPRSTALATALLVVAAAAICAAAARLPPPSATNDTSLSHYFYVESCPQLETIVRSAVDNAIRLDVRLTAGLLRIFFHDCFPQGCDASILLDNGERLLAPNVGLQQGALQLIEDIRAKVHAACGPTVSCADILVLATRDAVNLAGGPAFTVPLGRLDSRAPASDSDVFALPPPTSSVDELLGAFNSRNLSDPADLVALSGAHTVGKARCNSFTDRTNPPKDDISRCLSEFCSSGDGNRLRDLDFLTPEVFDNMYYIDLMLNKGVMLTSDQGLASDGRTSWLVKGFADNHWWFFDQFSTSMIKMSKLKGPQGNVGEIRGNCFRPNSPGTAIDAGAGGEGLAASA